From a region of the Pongo abelii isolate AG06213 chromosome 9, NHGRI_mPonAbe1-v2.0_pri, whole genome shotgun sequence genome:
- the LOC100455317 gene encoding olfactory receptor 51V1-like: MVLSGNCLVLRVIHTEPRLHEPMFYFLAMLGLTDLCMGLCTVHTVLGILWGLSQEISLDVCIAQTFFIHGLSIMESGVLLAMAFDRFTAICNPLRYTSILTNVRIIKIGLGILFRSFVFIVAPIIRLKFFHYCHSHVLSHSFCLHQDLLRLACSDIRFNSFYALALVICTLFFDSLLIIISYMLILHSVLAIASREERLKSLQTCVSHICAVLVFYIPIIGLTMVHRFGKHLSPVVQVLMGNIYIIFPPLMNPIIYSVKTQQIRVRIQRWFFLKRK, encoded by the coding sequence ATGGTACTTTCAGGGAACTGCTTGGTGCTGCGTGTGATTCATACAGAGCCAAGACTGCATGAGCCCATGTTCTACTTCCTGGCCATGCTGGGTCTCACTGACCTGTGCATGGGGCTGTGTACAGTACACACAGTGTTGGGAATTCTGTGGGGTCTCAGCCAGGAGATTAGTCTGGATGTCTGTATTGCTCAAACCTTCTTCATTCATGGTCTATCAATTATGGAGTCTGGAGTCCTCCTCGCCATGGCCTTTGATCGTTTTACAGCTATCTGTAACCCTCTAAGGTATACATCTATACTCACTAATGTCAGGATCATCAAAATTGGGCTGGGAATTTTATTTAGGAGCTTTGTGTTCATCGTGGCGCCCATAATCCGCCTAAAGTTTTTTCATTACTGCCATTCCCATgtcctctctcactctttctgcCTTCACCAAGATCTGCTGAGACTAGCCTGCTCTGACATTCGCTTCAACAGCTTCTATGCCTTGGCTCTGGTGATTTGTACCCTTTTTTTTGATTCTTTGTTAATTATCATATCCTACATGCTGATCCTGCATTCTGTCTTGGCTATTGCATCCCGAGAAGAGCGGCTCAAGTCCTTACAGACCTGCGTTTCTCATATCTGTGCCGTCCTGGTCTTCTACATCCCAATCATTGGCCTCACCATGGTGCATCGCTTTGGGAAGCACCTCTCTCCTGTGGTCCAGGTCCTCATGGGCAACATCTACATTATCTTTCCACCTCTTATGAACCCCATCATCTATAGCGTGAAGACACAACAGATCCGTGTCAGGATTCAGAGGTGGTTCTTCTTGAAGAGAAAGTAG